Proteins from a single region of Oncorhynchus nerka isolate Pitt River linkage group LG18, Oner_Uvic_2.0, whole genome shotgun sequence:
- the LOC115116575 gene encoding uncharacterized protein LOC115116575 isoform X1: MALKGYIKQKNKTNSPYYLENILETNEHPEDHKEYVMFHGTTKEATELIKKNGFTPSREELGPGVYVSRDIGNAIKYPLGVSNNKRRVLKVKVDVGKVKIIDQQNHPMQETWHTEHGYDTAWVPPGVSMVLSNQQGNCVYDPKRIKVMQVMKVKENNISRHRHLQSGVSPEDSHVYVMYHGTSKQFAVDIQRNGFTPSEDGMLGAGVYLSRDIRKAIKYPIGADDSDKMVLKVKVDVGKVKIIDVQGHDRQYDWHTYGYDTAWVPPGVGMVPSNQQENCVYDPKRIKVMALLKVAILKKLNPSLEVES; the protein is encoded by the exons ATGGCTTTGAAGGGGTACATCAAGCAGAAAAACAAAACGAATTCACCATACTACTTAGAAAACATTCTTGAGACCAATGAGCATCCAGAGGATCACAAAGAATATGTGATGTTCCACGGCACCACAAAAGAGGCTACAGAGTTGATCAAGAAGAATGGTTTCACACCATCAAGAGAAGAACTTGGGCCTGGTGTGTATGTCAGTCGAGACATCGGAAATGCAATTAAATACCCCCTTGGTGTTTCCAACAATAAGAGAAGAGTACTAAAAGTCAAAGTGGATGTAGGGAAGGTTAAAATCATAGATCAACAGAACCACCCCATGCAGGAGACCTGGCATACCGAGCATGGATATGACACGGCCTGGGTTCCCCCAGGGGTCAGTATGGTGCTGAGCAACCAACAGGGGAACTGTGTCTACGACCCAAAGAGAATCAAAGTCATGCAGGTCATGAAAGTAAAAGAAAACAACAT ATCTCGACACCGTCATCTTCAGAGTGGAGTCTCCCCTGAGGACAGCCACGTCTACGTGATGTATCATGGAACATCAAAACAGTTTGCTGTGGATATACAGAGAAATGGATTCACACCTTCCGAAGATGGGATGCTTGGTGCCGGTGTTTACCTCAGTCGAGACATCCGAAAAGCCATTAAATACCCCATTGGTGCCGATGACTCAGACAAGATGGTTCTGAAAGTGAAGGTGGATGTTGGCAAGGTTAAGATCATTGATGTGCAGGGTCACGACAGGCAATACGACTGGCACACATATGGGTATGACACTGCCTGGGTTCCACCTGGTGTTGGCATGGTGCCGAGCAACCAACAGGAGAACTGTGTCTACGACCCAAAGAGAATCAAAGTCATGGCATTGCTGAAAGTGGCCATCTTGAAAAA GTTAAACCCGTCACTGGAGGTTGAGTCTTGA
- the LOC115116740 gene encoding uncharacterized protein LOC115116740 yields the protein MLTRACLRKMKPNSPYLDNFLYTGEHPEDQRTYVMFHGTSVEAAELIKKNGFILSRADISMLGAGVYVTRDIQKACEYPLGVSNSKRRVLKVRVDVGKVKIIDQQDHPMQKTWHTEHGYDTAWVPPGVDMVESNRQENCVYDPKRIKVMEVMKVNKKTISRYRHLQSGVSPEDSHVYVMYHGTSKQFALKIQRNGFTPSEDGMLGAGVYLSRDIRKAIKYPIGADDSDRMVLKVKVDVGKVKIINKQGDMQYNWHTKHGYDTAWVPPGVGMVSSDQEEDCVFDPKRIRVLTMLKVATMKMLNPSL from the exons ATGTTGACTAGGGCTTGCCTGAGGAAAATGAAACCAAACTCTCCATACTTAGACAACTTTCTCTACACTGGTGAACATCCCGAGGATCAAAGAACATATGTGATGTTCCATGGCACCTCAGTAGAGGCTGCAGAGCTGATTAAGAAGAATGGCTTCATACTATCAAGAGCAGATATCAGCATGCTTGGTGCTGGTGTTTATGTTACACGGGACATTCAAAAAGCCTGTGAATACCCTCTTGGTGTTTCCAACTCTAAGAGAAGAGTACTAAAAGTCAGAGTGGATGTAGGGAAGGTTAAGATCATAGACCAGCAGGATCACCCCATGCAGAAGACCTGGCATACCGAGCATGGATATGACACTGCATGGGTTCCACCAGGAGTCGATATGGTAGAAAGCAACCGACAGGAGAACTGTGTCTATGACCCAAAGAGAATCAAAGTCATGGAGGTCATGAAAGTAAACAAAAAGACCAT ATCTAGATACCGTCATCTTCAGAGTGGAGTCTCCCCTGAGGACAGCCACGTCTACGTGATGTATCATGGAACATCAAAACAGTTTGCTTTGAAAATACAGAGAAATGGATTCACACCTTCCGAAGATGGGATGCTTGGTGCCGGTGTTTACCTCAGTCGAGACATCCGAAAAGCCATTAAATACCCCATTGGTGCCGATGACTCAGACAGGATGGTTCTGAAAGTGAAGGTGGATGTTGGCAAGGTTAAGATCATTAACAAACAGGGTGACATGCAATACAACTGGCACACTAAGCATGGGTATGACACTGCCTGGGTTCCACCTGGTGTTGGCATGGTGAGTAGCGACCAAGAGGAGGACTGTGTTTTCGACCCAAAGAGAATCAGAGTGCTGACAATGCTGAAAGTGGCCACCATGAAAAT GTTAAACCCGTCCCTGTAG
- the LOC115116575 gene encoding uncharacterized protein LOC115116575 isoform X2, with protein sequence MFHGTTKEATELIKKNGFTPSREELGPGVYVSRDIGNAIKYPLGVSNNKRRVLKVKVDVGKVKIIDQQNHPMQETWHTEHGYDTAWVPPGVSMVLSNQQGNCVYDPKRIKVMQVMKVKENNISRHRHLQSGVSPEDSHVYVMYHGTSKQFAVDIQRNGFTPSEDGMLGAGVYLSRDIRKAIKYPIGADDSDKMVLKVKVDVGKVKIIDVQGHDRQYDWHTYGYDTAWVPPGVGMVPSNQQENCVYDPKRIKVMALLKVAILKKLNPSLEVES encoded by the exons ATGTTCCACGGCACCACAAAAGAGGCTACAGAGTTGATCAAGAAGAATGGTTTCACACCATCAAGAGAAGAACTTGGGCCTGGTGTGTATGTCAGTCGAGACATCGGAAATGCAATTAAATACCCCCTTGGTGTTTCCAACAATAAGAGAAGAGTACTAAAAGTCAAAGTGGATGTAGGGAAGGTTAAAATCATAGATCAACAGAACCACCCCATGCAGGAGACCTGGCATACCGAGCATGGATATGACACGGCCTGGGTTCCCCCAGGGGTCAGTATGGTGCTGAGCAACCAACAGGGGAACTGTGTCTACGACCCAAAGAGAATCAAAGTCATGCAGGTCATGAAAGTAAAAGAAAACAACAT ATCTCGACACCGTCATCTTCAGAGTGGAGTCTCCCCTGAGGACAGCCACGTCTACGTGATGTATCATGGAACATCAAAACAGTTTGCTGTGGATATACAGAGAAATGGATTCACACCTTCCGAAGATGGGATGCTTGGTGCCGGTGTTTACCTCAGTCGAGACATCCGAAAAGCCATTAAATACCCCATTGGTGCCGATGACTCAGACAAGATGGTTCTGAAAGTGAAGGTGGATGTTGGCAAGGTTAAGATCATTGATGTGCAGGGTCACGACAGGCAATACGACTGGCACACATATGGGTATGACACTGCCTGGGTTCCACCTGGTGTTGGCATGGTGCCGAGCAACCAACAGGAGAACTGTGTCTACGACCCAAAGAGAATCAAAGTCATGGCATTGCTGAAAGTGGCCATCTTGAAAAA GTTAAACCCGTCACTGGAGGTTGAGTCTTGA